The Carettochelys insculpta isolate YL-2023 chromosome 9, ASM3395843v1, whole genome shotgun sequence genome includes the window ATCTGGTTTTAAATTCAGGTACAAATCATAAGTTCAATTGAATTGGGTGATTTTATTCTAGTTATTTGTTTGCATCATTGAAAAAAGACAACTTTTCACAATTAGCAGTTTGAGCAGAAAGCAGAACCATGAAATAGAGAGGTAGAAAGTCAGAACACGCACGTTGGCAAAGTTCTACAGGAAAGCTTGTTTTCTCTTCAGCCATTGCTTGATTTTTATAAATGCCAAGTTTGTGAATTTTCCTGCTTGTGTCCTCATGCTCCAAGTTCAACTAACTGAAGAAAAGAACTTAAAAGGAATAGAGGGTTAATGGACCCAGGTGACAGTTGCTATGACCAAATTTGACTTGCTTCTTGCTCACATACATTGAGTTTAAATGCAATTATattttgtttctgtctgctgttctCATTGCCATAAATTCAGAAATCTAGTTttggtagcttttttttttttttaagtaaatttttaaaatacatttatagtTAAGTAGAGcatggattttaaaaatgaaaataaaactgtaaattgAAGAGTTTTTAGTAAATTTTTTTCCTCAGTGATATTTAATGAATCTATTAGATTAATTTTGTTTGACTGTAGGTCAAATATTTATTTGCAGTTCTCATATTCAGAAGCCAGAGAACAAAGTAAACTtcactaatttttttcttaattttttcatAAATAATGGCAAATGTATTTAAACTGTATACATCAACTTTGGCTTCCATAGGATCAGCAATAATTTAGTTTAGAAACAATCTTGGAGGCTTTCAATTAACTTCAAAAATACTTAAATTTAATTGATATTAATGTATACaaaaagttgtttaaaaaaagtcccTGGGTGGAATTCAGTGCTTgaaactgaagctgtgtctacatgggcacaaatcttcgaaatagctgtatttcgaagattactaatgaggtgctgaattgaatattcagcacctcattcgcattaggacgcttccagccgtggcgctttgaaagcatGCGGCTTGGCATGGctccatggggctccttttcgaaaagaccctcagttttcgaaatccccttattccaatcggtgatcgggataagggaatttcgaaaggtctggggtcctttcgaaaaggagcccatgtagccgcactgagctgcacactttcaaaagcggcgctttcgaagcaccacgactggaagcgtcctaatgctaatgaggcactgaatgttcagtttagcgcctcattagtaatatttgaaatatggctattttgaagatttgtgcccgtgtagacacagccaaatagttTTATCAGAGGTTTGCAGGGAGGTAGAGGAGAGAGATACCAGTTTTACTTGAGATACAAAAATTAACGTTTGGTCTCCTAAAGAAATTTATAACTTGTTGGGTAATTGGTatgttaaaaaataaagtaaatgaaGATAACCACTTTGCCCTGTGACATGTATGGCTCTGCAGAGTATGGGAAATTCTTAATGGAAAAGCTGATGGATAATCTTAAACTGAGAGTTGTATTTTACTAATCTGGCTACCTATTCTGTAATATGAAAAACCATATAGTTCAAGTTTTGGTAAATTTCAGCTACCAGGTTTTAGAATGTTATAGTTAACTGGTAGATGTTGGACTTTTGCTCTTGACCTGTCTTTTACTCCAAATATACTCAGTGATTTGATCTGAAAATTCTTTTCTTTGTATCtattcataaactattttgcagaTTTAAGTGAAATTATAGTGGGGATGAGACTCGAGAAAATAACCCTTCTGTGCAAAGGattaacctaaaaaaaaaaaagatgatcagAGAAATAACTAAACAAGATCACAAAGAGAACTAGAAGCCAAATCACAGACACTTATTTTAGATGAATatacaagaatggccatagtgggtcagatcagtcctgtcttaggctatgtctacactagacatagcagttgaccgCTGATAATcagttgcgtagctaaaatcaatttatagGCAGTTAACTGGTAGGGCTGTCCTTAcggaggaaggttgacaggagcacttctcctgtcaaccttctttaATCCTCTCCACTCTTGAGGAGTTCGAGTCAACCTTGACCTGAAAAGTGtcatttgcacatgcacaaaaccccagaagattgaccctgagcgggtTGATCGTCTATGGCAACATAGACATTGGCACTGGCCACTAACCCTGATACtttagaaggaatgaacagaacaagccaGTTAGTGAACGATCCATCCCTGACACTCAGTCCCAGCATCTGAGAGTCAGTGGTTTAAGAACATCCGGAGCATGGGTTTGTTCCCTGTCCATGATGAACCTGTCCTCTATTACCTTACATAAGTGTGTTTGGAACCCTGATATTATTTTGACTATCAGCGCATTTCCAGGCAACAAGTTGCACAGATTGACTGTGTCCTGTGAAAGGGCCTCTAATCTGAGGAATAGGTGAtctatttcaaaaaaatcagaaatgggTATTGTGGGTTTAGTTTGAAACATCTGGTATATTAAGGCTGTCAATATGTTTTTGGGGGGGTACttttagtttttttaaattgatgctGAAAATCCTTTATCCACTGAAAATGCATGCTTGACTTCTAAAAAAAGAAGCTTAGAGCCATAATACTTCTAAGGCTGAGTCTGTGACAGAGGCTTAAGTAGTGGCATGAGATGAAATAAGTTGTGAGGTGGGAGTAAATCGATTTAGATGTTCTAGTTACATAAGCAATTCTATGTAAAATTTAAGTGTACTAAATGACGCTCTGCAGaggtgaaaaaaatcattttctccAATTGTGTGGATTAGTTGAGAGAATAAAAGTATGATCTCTGGGTAGGGTTCTGTAGctgccttttgatttttcagaaaaagcAACCACGTGAGAATGATCACAAGCAGATAAGTAGCAGTTCCTCTGGAAGCCATTCTTCACCAAATGCTACTGTACAGAGTCCTAAACATCAGTGGAAAATCGTTGCCTCAGAAAAGACTTCAAGTAAGTATCTGGGCTTCTTTTGTTTAGGGTTTTCCTTCTCGCTTGTAGTCATAGCTTCTGAGCACCTCGTGTGCATTAGTGAATTTCCTTCATTACACCTATGGCAAAGGGAAgcattgttcccattttacaggtagatAACTAATTTAGATCGAAAAAGTAAATTGCTCACTTTCTTCAGCTGAGATCAAAGCTCAGATATTGAGGCTGCGTGCATTAACCACAACACTATATTATCTCTCATGGAAAATTTTTGATGTACTGTGAGGAAGGTGGGTGGACAGGTGCATTATTTGAGCAACCATGAACAGAAGCTATTTTGTGCCTTGAGGAAGACTCTAAAAATGATTCTgcttaaaatataaaatactcCTATTTTAAATATAGagtacttttttaatttttttttttttcaggtaatACCTACCTGTGTCTTGCTGTTTTGGATGGTGTGTTCTGTGTCATTTTTCTTCATGGACGTAACAGCCCTCAGAACTCACCAACTAGTACTCCACGATTGCTGAAAAGCATGAGTTTTGAGATTCAACCAGATGAGCTTATAGAGAAGCCCTTGTCTCCAATGCAGTATGCTCGATCTGGGTTGGGAACGGCGGAACTTAATGGAAAGCTAATAGCTGCAGGTAAAAGTATCATTAGATAATTTAAAGTAAAAACTTGCTTGGATTGAATCATGTCTAATATACAGTACCTTCCATAACTAAATGTTTTATGAACAAAGTTTGTAAATTCTACATTAACTTTAATGAAGCCAATGAACTAGCTTTATTAAATTCCttccatgtgatttttttttttttttttgtggcttaCTGTTAGGGGGTTATAACAGAGAGGAATGTCTGCGCACAGTAGAGTGTTACGATCCACGAAAGGATCGGTGGACTTTTATTGCACCTATGAGAACACCAAGAGCCCGATTTCAGATGGCCGTTCTAATGGTATGTGCCATTCAATGAGTAGGTGGAAAAAATGTTATGGCTAAATGCCCTAGTAGATTATTTGGATTGCCTTGAGAGAAACAAAGGGCAGGACAAACAGATTTAGATTTAAAATATGCACAAATCCATTCAAGGTATTCAGAATTTCTAGGACATGGTTTCAGAAAATATTGTTGTCGTGCCCCATCTGCTAGGTGGGGCAGTTAGTGTCTCAGTATTCAGAAGCATTCCATTCTGTAAGGTTTGCCAGGAGGGATTTTATTTGATAGTATGGGAATTAGTTAAGAATGACTATTGTCTAACACTTTCTCATCAAACTAATAATTAAATAGCAGGGACTTAATCTGTGATTGGTTTGAACATGCTGTGCTGAGAGATCTGACCCTAGAGGCTTCTTGAAATAGTTGTCAAACAttcatatttttcttcatttgcagTGCCCTTGGTAGCTTTAGCCTTTGAGGGGGTTTTTGAGCAGTGATTAAAAATACCTTATTAAATTAAAGATGTAGAGATCCCTGATAAAGCAGACAgaacatttttctgaaaatgtaatTTGTTTCAGTAATAAATGCTGATATTAGTCATACTTGATACAATCCCAGAAATGTAACCAGGTTTCTTGAAAAACTGGATTTTTTAGTCCTTAAACATGCAGGTTCACAATAAACTACGTGGTATTTAACTGATAACTTAATTGTTCTTTTACATGTGGACTGTCCTTGCAATTTCGGTTGCTAGCAGTTGAGTAATTGTTATAATTTAGTACCAGAGAGCTGCTCTGGAAAGAATTTTTAATTCACAtatgaaacaatttttttttcttctacttAGGGACAGCTATATGTTGTAGGGGGAtcaaatggccattctgatgaTTTAAGTTGTGGAGAAATGTATGATCCAGAAATAGATGACTGGACTTCTGTTCCAGAACTGAGAACCAGTCGTTGCAATGCAGGTAATGGCTGTTTTGATGACTTTGGCTGTTTTAGTTCCTAACTAATTTATTATGTAACAAGTCGTTTTCATTTATATACAAACAGGAGTATGTGCTCTGAATGGTAAGCTGTACGTGGTTGGTGGCTCAGATCCTTATGGCCGGAAGGGACTGAAAAATTGTGATGTATTTGATCCTGTAACAAAATCTTGGACAAGCTGTGCTCCACTTAACATTCGTAAGTTCACTGCAatgtttttaaagcaaatgttTAATGTTGCTGCCCTATGTGCATGTTTGATTTCTAATAAAATGGGGGCTGCAATCAACCTGCAAGTGTATATTGCTTAAGGGTGACATAACTTCTTCTGACTTGTAGGTAGACATCAGTCTGCTGTATGTGAGTTAAGTGGATATTTGTACATAATTGGAGGAGCAGAGTCATGGAATTGTCTGAACAGTGTAGAGCGTTACAATCCAGAGAATGATACCTGGACTCTAATTGCATCTATGAATGTGGCTAGGCGTGGAGCTGGAGTGGCGGTTCATGATGGTAAGCTGGTAATCTTTCAGCCAGCTAAACTGATTTTTAGGAGCAAATTTTTGCAAGTGATATCCTTTTGTGACTAGGCCTTTCTGTATACTACTAACCTGCAAAGCAGATTTGTTACTGTACTCAGAAGTTTTTGGTTGAGGAAAATCAGATATGCAGAGATCTTCATGCAATAGAAGTATGATATTTTACTAGATACATTATTCAGATAAACAGCATTCAAACACTAATGGAAAAAGTAGTTTCATGGCATTGGGAATAAACAAATCCATTTTTCTATATTTCCACCGCCATTCATGTTGACTTAGTTTCTGCTTACATTCCATAAGCTTCTACTTCATAAATTATCATTCCCTTTTAAACAGGAAAACTGTTTGTTGGTGGAGGCTTTGATGGTTCTCATGCTGTCAGGTGTGTGGAGATGTACGATCCTGCTAAAAATGAATGGAAGATGATGGGAAACATGACTACTCCAAGAAGCAATGCTGGTATTGCAGCTGTGGCAAACACCATTTATGCAGTTGGAGGATTTGATGGCAATGAATTCCTGAATACAGTTGAAATCTACAACCCAG containing:
- the IVNS1ABP gene encoding influenza virus NS1A-binding protein, yielding MIPNGYLMFEDENFIESSVAKLNALRKSGQFCDVRLQVCGHEMLAHRAVLACCSPYLFEIFNSDSDSHGVSHVKFDDLNPEAVEVLLNYAYTAQLKADKELVKDVYSAAKKLKMERVKQVCGDYLLSKMDVQSCISYRNFASCMGDSRLLNKIDGYIQEHLLQISEQEEFLKLPRLKLEVMLEDNVGLPSNGKLYTKVINWVQRSIWENGSRLEDLMEEVQTLYYSADHKLLDGNLLDGQAEVYGSDDDHIQFVQKKQPRENDHKQISSSSSGSHSSPNATVQSPKHQWKIVASEKTSSNTYLCLAVLDGVFCVIFLHGRNSPQNSPTSTPRLLKSMSFEIQPDELIEKPLSPMQYARSGLGTAELNGKLIAAGGYNREECLRTVECYDPRKDRWTFIAPMRTPRARFQMAVLMGQLYVVGGSNGHSDDLSCGEMYDPEIDDWTSVPELRTSRCNAGVCALNGKLYVVGGSDPYGRKGLKNCDVFDPVTKSWTSCAPLNIRRHQSAVCELSGYLYIIGGAESWNCLNSVERYNPENDTWTLIASMNVARRGAGVAVHDGKLFVGGGFDGSHAVRCVEMYDPAKNEWKMMGNMTTPRSNAGIAAVANTIYAVGGFDGNEFLNTVEIYNPESNEWSPYTKIYKF